A window of Raineyella sp. W15-4 contains these coding sequences:
- a CDS encoding universal stress protein, with translation MPRVVPQPHPSRLTPFAGHPIVVGVVPGQPDLVALTAIALASATGAVLWFAYVDPERVTIEEHHDGRVTHTPLDPDSGTDEWRRVDRELRSGLADLMADVGSVPWEFRYLAGRPDRALTHLARVTDAAAIIVGARTPGIRGRVRELVDGSVAFHLTHHQHRPVIVVPLRVVDWSEPVVLP, from the coding sequence ATGCCGCGCGTCGTCCCACAACCCCACCCGTCCCGGCTCACCCCCTTCGCCGGTCACCCGATCGTCGTCGGTGTGGTGCCCGGGCAGCCGGACCTGGTGGCGCTCACCGCGATCGCCCTGGCCAGTGCGACCGGGGCGGTGCTCTGGTTCGCGTACGTCGACCCGGAGCGGGTAACGATCGAGGAGCACCACGACGGGAGGGTGACCCACACGCCGCTCGATCCCGACAGCGGCACCGACGAGTGGCGCCGGGTCGACCGGGAGCTGCGGTCCGGCCTGGCCGATCTGATGGCCGACGTGGGCAGCGTGCCCTGGGAGTTCCGCTATCTGGCTGGTCGTCCCGACCGGGCGCTGACCCATCTCGCCCGGGTGACCGACGCCGCGGCGATCATCGTCGGTGCCCGGACGCCGGGGATCCGGGGCCGGGTACGGGAGCTGGTGGACGGCTCGGTGGCCTTCCACCTCACCCACCACCAGCACCGGCCGGTGATCGTCGTCCCGCTGCGGGTCGTCGACTGGTCCGAGCCGGTGGTGTTGCCGTGA